One genomic segment of Hippoglossus hippoglossus isolate fHipHip1 chromosome 22, fHipHip1.pri, whole genome shotgun sequence includes these proteins:
- the gemin2 gene encoding gem-associated protein 2, with product MKSDAEELMPRLLPVECRASAEELDLKGPPRNPQEYLRQVQLEASLCPEVVVAQIDPKKLKKKQTVNASVAGCHAAPMGFCPSLGWQRQQVGHFSDVRQSITRNRNHWSSQSLDDNVLMPKLTDEEGWKRFCLGEVVYLGTSSCDTGAEPALDYSKVGFPPFLSIVSRLNQSTVLMVLETLISWFEEREFGPQLGRWLYGLLSCLEKPLLPEAHSCIRQLARRCAQLRSTLESQDDEKLPALNLLICLVARYFEQNDLADQPQ from the exons ATGAAGTCCGACGCGGAGGAGCTGATGCCCAGGCTGCTGCCCGTGGAGTGCAGAGCCAGTGCAGAGGAGCTGGACCTGAAAGGACCTCCACGAAACCCACAGGAATATCTGCGACAAGTCCA GTTGGAGGCGTCATTATGTCCAGAGGTGGTGGTTGCTCAGATTGACCCCaagaaactgaagaagaaacaaaccGTGAATGCTTCT GTGGCAGGTTGCCATGCTGCTCCCATGGGTTTCTGCCCCAGTCTCGGTTGGCAGCGGCAGCAAGTCGGTCACTTCTCGGATGTCAGACAG AGCATCACAAGGAACAGGAATCACTGGAGCAGCCAGTCTCTGGATGACAACGTGCTGATG ccaAAGCTCACAGATGAGGAGGGCTGGAAGAGGTTTTGTTTAGGGGAGGTCGTCTATCTGGGAACGTCATCCTGTGACACGGGTGCAGAGCCAGCACTGGACTACAGCAAg GTCGGCTTCCCTCCCTTCCTGAGCATCGTCAGCAGACTCAACCAG TCCACAGTGTTGATGGTGTTAGAAACTCTCATCAGTTGGTTTGAGGAGAGAGAGTTTGGTCCACAGTTG GGTCGCTGGTTGTATGGTTTGTTGTCCTGCCTGGAGAAGCCTTTACTGCCTGAAGCCCACTCCTGCATCAGACAACTGGCCAGGAGATGTGCTCAGCTCCGCAGCACGCTG gagagtcAGGACGATGAGAAACTACCTGCCCTCAACCTGCTCATCTGTCTTGTTGCCAG